The stretch of DNA TCAACAATCCAATACTCTAAAATGCCTCGCGAACCATACTCAGAACGTTTATAGCGATAGTCGCGCTTTTCCTGGCGAGGACTTACCACTTCTACTACTAGCAACGGCGGTGGCATATCAATCATAATAGTTGATCTTTTACTTCCCTCCAATGCCGTAGCTAGTTCCTCAGAAAGTACCATTAAATCTGGTAAGCGAGTTGTTGCCCGCGAACCACTGACCACAATTTCAGCCCCAATTCTCAACCGATAAGATGGAATACCCTGTTGTGCAAAGTACACTAATAGAAAGATCGCAACTCGCTGGTTCAGATCGCTTTCTGGAGGCATAACAATCAGTTCTCCATTTTCTAGTTCGTACCGGGTATCTGTATCATCATCAAAATTGAGGTATTCCTCAAGGCTCATTTTTTTGGATGCAACAGTCATGGCAACCACGCCTCCTGTTAAGTAAGGATAGTTTAAGTATTCCACAAGTTAACTTGATTTAGTTAAAATTATATCATCTATTTAACGCCCTTGCAATAATCTTTCCGCCGTCAGTTCTAACATCCCAAATAGAGGAGAATCAAGCGACATATCACCTATATAAACCTTTTCTTCATATAAACCCTCAACCCACTCTAATACTGTCACCCCCTGTTGCATCGGGTCAACAATCCAATATTCTAAAATTCCTCGCGAAGCATACTCAGAACGTTTATAGCGATAGTCACGATTTTCCTGGCGAGGACTTACCACTTCTACTACTAGCAACGGCGGTGGCATATCGATCGTAATAGTGGATCTTTTGGTTCCCTCCAATGCCGTAGCTAGTTCTTCAGAAAGCACCATTAAATCTGGTAAGCGAGTCGTTGCGCGTGAACCATTGACCACGATTTCAGTTTTCATTGTCAATCGGTATGGTGGAATACCTTGTTGTGCAAAGTAAATTAATAAAAACATGGCAATTCGGCGATTGAGTTCGCTTTCTGGAGGCATAACAATTAGTTCTCCATTTTCCAGTTCATATCGGGTATCTGTATCATCATCAAAATTGAGGTATTCTTCAAGACTCATTTTTTTGGATGCAACAGTCATAGCAAGCAAGCCTCCTGTAAGGATAATTTAATTTTTCTACAAGCTAACTTGATTTATTTGAGCAATTATATCATATCTGGTAAATTAGTTGCGATCTACAGGACTTAATCACGGTTTATGTAACGCCGCCATCTTGGCGGTAACAATACCGCCAAGATGGCGGCGTTACGTAGTTTTTTTGAGTTATGGAAATTAACGCAAAAGTGCAGATAAATCTAGGGAATCTTGGGTTTGTAAAAATGTTAAAAGTCGAGTGGCTATACGAGCGACACCACCCTTAACATTAGACTCAATATTCAACGGCATAACTGGATCGTGTAATGACAAACGCAACAAAAACCAGCCATCTTCATTGGTTGAATTACAAGAAATTCGCACGCCTTCGTAGTTATTAGGAACGATTGTCCAGTCTTTCTGCATGGCTGCAAATTCTTGTAGCTTTTCAATCACACTATTACCGTGAGACTTGAAGTCATCAACACCAATTTTAATCCGAAACTCTACACTTTCTTCTGGTTCCTTTAAATTGGCAATTAAATCGGGTAAAGATTGATTAGCTAGCTTTGATTTAGCCAATTCAATCAATAGTTTGCTAACTAGGTAAGCGCCATCATCCAGAAAGTAATTTTCTTGCAATGCACCGTGTCCAGAAGTTTCAATGGCTAACCATGATTCCTGTCCGCTTTGATTGAGGCGAATCGATTCATCAATCACATTTTTGTAGCCGCGTTTAAAGCGATGGTGAATCCCTTTTAAATCCTGTTCAATGAATTGCGTTAAACCATCAGATGTGATAGAATCGGTGACAATCGTAGAGCCAGGATGCTCTTTTAATATAATCGCAGAAATCAAGGCAATTAAGCGATTGCGATTAAGTTCTTTCCCGGTTCTATCGACGGCAGCGCTGCGATCGACATCGGTATCAAAAATAATCCCAAAATCTGCTTGATGTTTAATTACTGCTTGACAAATTGACTGCATTGCTGCTTTATCTTCAGGATTTGGTACGTGATTGGGGAAAGTACCATCAGGATCTAAAAATTGACTGCCTGTGGTGTCTGCGCCTAAAGGTTTTAACACTTTATCGACATAGAATCCTCCGGCACCATTGCCAGCATCGACGACAATTTTTAATCCGGTTAGTGGTTGCTCAAAATTAGCGGGATGATTGACTGCTTTCCTGATTTTGGTGACAAATTGGTTGGCATAAACTGAGATAAAATCATGCTTGGTAATTTTGCCTGGGGTGGGGGATGACGGAAAATTATTGTTGACAGCTAATGCTAAGATATCAGTAATATCTTTTTTTTGTAACCCTCCTTGGGCAGTAAAAAACTTTAAGCCGTTACGATTAAAAGGTAAATGACTGGCGGTTAGCATAATCGCACCGTCGCAACTAAAACCAGGGGTAATGGTGCTCATAAACATTGCTGGAGTTGAAGCCATTTCAAAATCATAAACTTGGCTACCAACTGAGGCGATACCTTCCATGACTGCCTGCATTAAAACTGGCCCAGATAGGCGACTGTCGCGGCCGAGGGAGATGGTTAATTCTGCTGCTGGTTTGTTAATTTTTTGGGTTAGCCAATAGACAAATGCTTTACCTAAAATTGTCGCAATTTCGGGGGTAAGGTTGACTTTTTCTTCGGGAATGCCTTCGAGGGCGATTCCGCGAATATCGGAGCCATTTTGGAGTTTTGTCCAGTTGAAGTTTTGCATGATTGCTGATGGTAATATTATGGTGGTAGATTTGGTATAATATGTTATTTTACAGCAAACTTTGATATTAAATTGTTACATTTGTTGCCATTGATAGGAAGTAAGTATAAGTCGATCGTTAAGAATTTGAAGATTTTTATTTTTGTAGCCAATCAATTAAACGAGTTTTTATTTGTATTAATCGTTCGTTTGAAATACTTCCTAGACGGGCATTAACAACCGATGATTCAACAGTTGCTAATCGTCCTAATCTAACAACAGAAGCAACTTTAAGACCAGTGGCTATATAGTCAGGGTCTGTTAAATCTATTATTTCGTCAAATCCTGCTGTTGCTCGATCGATGCGTGAGGAAACTAAAGCTAATAATAAATCAGGATGGCGACTAGGTGCAATGGCGATTACCAATGCGGGACGAAGTTTTCCTTGTTTCAAGTCAGCTTGAGGAAAACGAATTAATACAATATCACCCGGTTTCATGGTTGATAGATTTCTTTAGCATCTTCTAAGGAATATTCAATCTCATCATCTTCTCGGAAAAGTTGTGTTAATGAAAGGTCTTGCCACTGCGTACTTTGCCAGTCAGTGTATTCTGATGTTGCTATTTTCTCTTGGGCCGTTATAGATAGGGTAAAGTTTGCGATTTGTTCAATAATATGATCTGGTAAGCTATCAATCTGTTGATGTAGTTGTTCGCGGGTAGTGGCAGACATAAAGAAAAATTCCTCATTAAATTTGTTTATTTATGGTCACAATACCGGATGTTAGTTAGTTGTCGATCCTCCCCTAACTTCTCTTGATATCTCATTATAGCAAGATCGCTTAGGTATAAAGTATTCTTAGGCGTTACGGTGACAAAGTTTTTTAATCCAATTCTGAGGATTTTAAACCTGTCACCGCTGAAATTAATATCTCATCTTTTAGTCGCGTTCAATGCTATAAATTGCCTCTAACCGGAATTCACCATGAGCAGGTACTTCCACAATATCCGTCGCCGCATTGGTTGTTTCTACGCAGATTAAACGCTGATAATCGAGATCGTCAAGGTCGGCCATATTTGCAGAAATTGTTACCCAGGGATTCCAAACTACGGCGGATTTGCTACCAGAGGATTTAATGCGAATCCGACGATTGAGGGAGGCATCGTCAATGACTAATTCATTGGTAACATTGA from Kamptonema formosum PCC 6407 encodes:
- a CDS encoding Uma2 family endonuclease, with translation MTVASKKMSLEEYLNFDDDTDTRYELENGELIVMPPESDLNQRVAIFLLVYFAQQGIPSYRLRIGAEIVVSGSRATTRLPDLMVLSEELATALEGSKRSTIMIDMPPPLLVVEVVSPRQEKRDYRYKRSEYGSRGILEYWIVDPMQQQVTVLEWVEGLYEEKVYIGDRAINSPLLGVLELTAERLLQGR
- a CDS encoding Uma2 family endonuclease; its protein translation is MTVASKKMSLEEYLNFDDDTDTRYELENGELIVMPPESELNRRIAMFLLIYFAQQGIPPYRLTMKTEIVVNGSRATTRLPDLMVLSEELATALEGTKRSTITIDMPPPLLVVEVVSPRQENRDYRYKRSEYASRGILEYWIVDPMQQGVTVLEWVEGLYEEKVYIGDMSLDSPLFGMLELTAERLLQGR
- a CDS encoding type II toxin-antitoxin system PemK/MazF family toxin, which encodes MKPGDIVLIRFPQADLKQGKLRPALVIAIAPSRHPDLLLALVSSRIDRATAGFDEIIDLTDPDYIATGLKVASVVRLGRLATVESSVVNARLGSISNERLIQIKTRLIDWLQK
- a CDS encoding phosphomannomutase/phosphoglucomutase; this translates as MQNFNWTKLQNGSDIRGIALEGIPEEKVNLTPEIATILGKAFVYWLTQKINKPAAELTISLGRDSRLSGPVLMQAVMEGIASVGSQVYDFEMASTPAMFMSTITPGFSCDGAIMLTASHLPFNRNGLKFFTAQGGLQKKDITDILALAVNNNFPSSPTPGKITKHDFISVYANQFVTKIRKAVNHPANFEQPLTGLKIVVDAGNGAGGFYVDKVLKPLGADTTGSQFLDPDGTFPNHVPNPEDKAAMQSICQAVIKHQADFGIIFDTDVDRSAAVDRTGKELNRNRLIALISAIILKEHPGSTIVTDSITSDGLTQFIEQDLKGIHHRFKRGYKNVIDESIRLNQSGQESWLAIETSGHGALQENYFLDDGAYLVSKLLIELAKSKLANQSLPDLIANLKEPEESVEFRIKIGVDDFKSHGNSVIEKLQEFAAMQKDWTIVPNNYEGVRISCNSTNEDGWFLLRLSLHDPVMPLNIESNVKGGVARIATRLLTFLQTQDSLDLSALLR